Proteins encoded in a region of the Megalops cyprinoides isolate fMegCyp1 chromosome 3, fMegCyp1.pri, whole genome shotgun sequence genome:
- the LOC118773980 gene encoding transmembrane protein 255A-like isoform X2, with amino-acid sequence MSTGLNQQANGISLSDTMGSFKRRKRNSIIVTASLFIVSLLILTIGLAATTRTENITVGGYYPGVILGFGSFLGIIGAHLIENKRQMLVASIVFISFGVVAAFCCAIVDGVFAARHIDLKPLYAGRCKYYSSTSSLNQEVHCQTASRASCTLRVKSNTCYCCELYNCGNRVELMGGYHEYTEVQSCQDVVHLYHLLWSATILNIVALFLGIITAAVLGGFKDMTPTSGSDSCEPDPLPAPAPCDAPPPTTSYNSYYNGAPCLPPYTAYDLQAPGMFPDSSGLSDDSQSGASYMWPTQIPPRYSPPYYPPDEKPPPYTP; translated from the exons ATGTCTACCGGACTGAACCAGCAAGCCAATGGAATAAGTCTCTCCGACACCATGG GTTCATtcaagaggaggaagaggaactCCATCATTGTGACGGCCTCCCTGTTTATTGTGTCACTCCTCATTCTCACCATCGGGCTGGCAGCGACCACCAGGACAGAGAACATCACTGTTGGAGGGTACTACCCTGGGGTCATT CTCGGTTTTGGCTCTTTTCTCGGAATCATCGGAGCTCATTTGAttgaaaacaaaaggcaaatg CTGGTGGCCTCCATCGTGTTCATAAGCTTTGGGGTGGTGGCGGCCTTCTGCTGTGCTATTGTGGACGGTGTGTTTGCAGCAAGACACATA GACCTCAAACCTCTGTATGCTGGACGGTGCAAGTATTACTCCAGCACATCATCATTGAACCAGGAA gTTCACTGTCAGACGGCCTCGCGTGCCTCCTGCACCCTGCGTGTGAAGAGTAACACCTGCTACTGCTGTGAGCTCTACAACTGTGGCAA CCGGGTGGAGCTCATGGGAGGGTACCACGAGTACACGGAAGTGCAGAGCTGCCAGGACGTGGTGCACCTCTACCACCTGCTGTGGTCTGCCACCATCCTCAACATCGTGGCCCTCTTCCTGGGCATCATCACAGCCGCTGTGCTGGGCGGGTTCAAGGATATG ACTCCTACATCTGGCTCTGATAGCTGTGAGCCGGACCCTCtgcctgcccctgccccctgtGATGCACCGCCCCCTACTACTTCTTACAACTCCTACTACAACGGCGCCCCCTGCCTGCCCCCATACACTGCCTATGACCTACAG GCCCCTGGTATGTTCCCAGACTCCTCTGGCCTGTCAGATGACTCGCAGTCCGGAGCTAGCTACATGTGGCCGACCCAGATCCCTCCGCGCTACTCCCCCCCTTACTACCCTCCTGACGAGAAGCCTCCGCCTTACACCCCCTGA
- the LOC118773980 gene encoding transmembrane protein 255A-like isoform X1 has protein sequence MSTGLNQQANGISLSDTMGSFKRRKRNSIIVTASLFIVSLLILTIGLAATTRTENITVGGYYPGVILGFGSFLGIIGAHLIENKRQMLVASIVFISFGVVAAFCCAIVDGVFAARHIDLKPLYAGRCKYYSSTSSLNQEVHCQTASRASCTLRVKSNTCYCCELYNCGKEHPLLGPQNKDVLKKFRKSPMIWNRVELMGGYHEYTEVQSCQDVVHLYHLLWSATILNIVALFLGIITAAVLGGFKDMTPTSGSDSCEPDPLPAPAPCDAPPPTTSYNSYYNGAPCLPPYTAYDLQAPGMFPDSSGLSDDSQSGASYMWPTQIPPRYSPPYYPPDEKPPPYTP, from the exons ATGTCTACCGGACTGAACCAGCAAGCCAATGGAATAAGTCTCTCCGACACCATGG GTTCATtcaagaggaggaagaggaactCCATCATTGTGACGGCCTCCCTGTTTATTGTGTCACTCCTCATTCTCACCATCGGGCTGGCAGCGACCACCAGGACAGAGAACATCACTGTTGGAGGGTACTACCCTGGGGTCATT CTCGGTTTTGGCTCTTTTCTCGGAATCATCGGAGCTCATTTGAttgaaaacaaaaggcaaatg CTGGTGGCCTCCATCGTGTTCATAAGCTTTGGGGTGGTGGCGGCCTTCTGCTGTGCTATTGTGGACGGTGTGTTTGCAGCAAGACACATA GACCTCAAACCTCTGTATGCTGGACGGTGCAAGTATTACTCCAGCACATCATCATTGAACCAGGAA gTTCACTGTCAGACGGCCTCGCGTGCCTCCTGCACCCTGCGTGTGAAGAGTAACACCTGCTACTGCTGTGAGCTCTACAACTGTGGCAA AGAACATCCTCTTTTGGGACCtcaaaataaagatgttttgaaaaaattTAGGAAATCACCCATGATTTGGAA CCGGGTGGAGCTCATGGGAGGGTACCACGAGTACACGGAAGTGCAGAGCTGCCAGGACGTGGTGCACCTCTACCACCTGCTGTGGTCTGCCACCATCCTCAACATCGTGGCCCTCTTCCTGGGCATCATCACAGCCGCTGTGCTGGGCGGGTTCAAGGATATG ACTCCTACATCTGGCTCTGATAGCTGTGAGCCGGACCCTCtgcctgcccctgccccctgtGATGCACCGCCCCCTACTACTTCTTACAACTCCTACTACAACGGCGCCCCCTGCCTGCCCCCATACACTGCCTATGACCTACAG GCCCCTGGTATGTTCCCAGACTCCTCTGGCCTGTCAGATGACTCGCAGTCCGGAGCTAGCTACATGTGGCCGACCCAGATCCCTCCGCGCTACTCCCCCCCTTACTACCCTCCTGACGAGAAGCCTCCGCCTTACACCCCCTGA